In the genome of Nitrospira japonica, one region contains:
- the rny gene encoding ribonuclease Y yields the protein MSTSLVMYILMAVVGAGAGIGVYELIRRMSDGAKRAQLEDQARQLTQNAQREAENIVREAKLESKDLVFQSKAELEKEQKARLAELSTAERRLVQREETIDKRSAAIDKRDGEAQKRELDLTKREEKLGAKEVACAQAERDHREALERVAGLTADEARKQLLLGMESQARLEAAGIAKRTLEEARENAEREAREIITGSIQRVVRDYVSESTISVVPIPNDAMKGRIIGREGRNIRAIEAATGIDLIIDETPEAVIISGFDPLRREIAKVSLERLMQDGRIHPTRIEEIVEKVKVEIDKLMYEEAEKIIFELGLSDFHPELIKVLGRLKYRTSYGQNNLYHAREAAYICGMMASELGLDVRLARRGALLHDIGKAVSHEEEGPHAMLGAEIAKKYGESEKIVNAIAAHHEQVEPICPESVLVAAAEALSAARPGARREALESYVKRLEKLESLAHAQKGVQKAYAIQAGREIRVIVRQEDVTDTESFQLSRDLAKKIEQELTYPGQIKVTVIRESRYIEYAK from the coding sequence ATGTCTACGTCACTGGTCATGTACATCTTGATGGCAGTAGTGGGTGCCGGAGCAGGAATCGGAGTCTATGAACTGATTCGGAGAATGTCCGACGGGGCCAAGAGGGCACAGTTGGAAGATCAAGCCCGTCAACTGACCCAGAACGCGCAGCGCGAGGCCGAGAACATCGTTCGTGAAGCCAAGCTGGAATCCAAGGATTTGGTTTTTCAATCAAAAGCGGAACTCGAAAAGGAGCAGAAGGCTCGATTGGCGGAGCTTTCTACGGCGGAAAGGCGCTTGGTTCAGCGGGAAGAGACCATCGATAAGCGAAGCGCGGCGATCGATAAGCGGGACGGAGAAGCGCAGAAACGCGAATTGGATCTCACGAAGCGCGAAGAAAAGCTCGGCGCCAAGGAAGTGGCTTGTGCGCAAGCGGAAAGAGACCATCGGGAGGCTCTGGAGCGTGTGGCCGGTTTGACGGCTGATGAAGCGAGGAAACAATTGCTGCTCGGGATGGAAAGCCAGGCCAGACTGGAAGCGGCCGGCATCGCCAAGAGAACGCTCGAGGAAGCCAGAGAAAATGCGGAGCGAGAGGCTCGGGAGATCATCACCGGTTCGATTCAGAGGGTCGTTCGTGATTATGTGTCGGAATCGACGATCTCCGTCGTGCCGATTCCGAACGATGCCATGAAGGGCCGCATCATCGGGCGTGAGGGTCGGAACATCCGGGCGATCGAAGCCGCGACGGGGATTGACCTGATCATCGATGAAACTCCCGAAGCGGTGATCATCTCGGGGTTCGATCCCTTGCGTCGGGAAATCGCCAAGGTATCGCTCGAAAGATTGATGCAGGACGGGAGGATTCATCCGACGAGGATCGAAGAGATCGTCGAAAAGGTCAAAGTCGAGATTGACAAGCTGATGTACGAGGAAGCGGAAAAAATCATCTTCGAACTCGGGCTGTCGGACTTTCACCCGGAGCTGATCAAAGTTCTTGGACGGCTGAAGTACCGCACCAGCTATGGGCAAAACAATCTGTATCACGCGCGCGAGGCGGCGTACATCTGCGGCATGATGGCTTCCGAACTGGGCTTGGACGTCCGTTTGGCGAGACGGGGGGCGCTGCTGCACGATATCGGCAAGGCGGTCAGCCACGAAGAAGAAGGGCCTCATGCCATGTTAGGAGCCGAAATCGCCAAGAAGTACGGCGAAAGCGAGAAGATCGTCAATGCGATCGCGGCTCACCACGAGCAGGTTGAGCCGATTTGTCCGGAATCGGTTCTGGTCGCAGCCGCCGAGGCGCTGTCTGCGGCCAGGCCCGGCGCGAGGCGCGAAGCTCTGGAGTCGTACGTCAAACGATTGGAGAAACTGGAATCCCTGGCCCATGCTCAGAAAGGCGTGCAAAAGGCTTATGCCATACAAGCGGGGCGAGAGATCCGCGTGATCGTGCGGCAGGAAGACGTGACTGATACTGAATCGTTCCAGTTGTCGCGCGATTTGGCGAAAAAAATCGAGCAAGAACTGACCTATCCCGGTCAGATCAAGGTGACCGTGATTCGCGAAAGCCGGTACATCGAGTACGCCAAGTGA
- a CDS encoding cell division protein ZapA, translated as MTKTTYVEIYGQRYAIRGEADEDYIRRLASFVDGQMRHLAEGLNTTTPSKLAVLTAVNLAHQLFEAEKKRTEGEEVVERRMITLMESIEEQVPTSLFR; from the coding sequence TTGACTAAGACCACGTACGTCGAGATCTATGGCCAGCGGTATGCGATTCGAGGGGAAGCAGACGAAGACTATATCCGCCGTTTGGCGAGCTTTGTCGATGGGCAAATGCGCCATTTGGCTGAAGGTTTGAATACAACCACTCCATCGAAATTGGCCGTATTGACGGCGGTCAATCTCGCCCACCAGCTCTTTGAGGCTGAGAAGAAGCGGACGGAAGGCGAGGAAGTCGTAGAGCGGCGTATGATAACGCTGATGGAGTCAATCGAGGAACAAGTTCCCACGTCGCTGTTCCGATGA
- the zapB gene encoding cell division protein ZapB, whose amino-acid sequence MALDRLDALETRVKDLVRLVHELKKRNTLLEDDLKSLRERLAEQSDSNKRWERERLDIKARVEKVLGEIELLECMEDPKEVALD is encoded by the coding sequence ATGGCACTGGATCGACTCGATGCGCTTGAAACTCGTGTCAAGGACCTCGTCAGGCTCGTCCATGAATTGAAGAAACGGAACACGTTGCTTGAAGATGATCTCAAGTCGTTGCGTGAACGACTAGCTGAACAGAGCGATTCGAATAAACGGTGGGAGCGCGAACGGTTGGATATCAAGGCACGCGTGGAGAAAGTATTAGGGGAAATCGAATTGCTGGAATGCATGGAGGACCCGAAGGAGGTGGCTCTTGACTAA
- a CDS encoding lytic transglycosylase domain-containing protein has protein sequence MFTPAQSARADGGADAIENEACNTPEACFLAGALPKERLGKSLTKDQVLSLKLERLRRLMERFPATIWAKRAGLLSGVLLVDRNPAVSIQFLRGGQRDFAVLDDYIRLWIGEASLNLGDNTAAAIMLESIPLATPDSNILPKAAYRTGEAWYQASDCQRAGEWFAKAVALSDKEPSAPLAFLRRAACQLRDGAVADGRETLRQLWVRFPASPEAKEAGGLLATNLGGGLWVPQAADRFARAQAFLAQAFHIEAIEELKKFLSLDPQSPRRAEAKLKIGVAQVRLKQYDQARETFRTVLKEGGAESQEATVWLARVYLRQGMGDKLQELAKTVQGGSLSPEQKGQIGLLVGIWLEDQKQFNDAIARYRAVAKTGEPASQRAEARWRIGWVHYRTGQYREATDTLQSIVERHDGEFEPQALYWMARAAEQGGPSQATELYRQLCQRYVYTYYCQLARVRLAVPVADASAAVEVGDNAAPANSDDSLPASANRGEIGQQNAYRRAIELKTLGLDADAAREVAALTDRYSKDPEALVLLSTMLNEVGAYHHALRLARGRFREKLERTGGVLSPALWDVAYPTGLLPTIKLQNAKGVDPFLIAAIIREESQYDLKAVSRVGAIGLMQVMPATANTVAQRIGLPPVGRDDLFDQETNIRIGVRYVEQLLEQFSGNLVYTIAAYNAGPVVVNSWRDQHGTYSQDEFVEMIPYQETRQYVKRVLRSYREYIRLSGATGAPDSERVS, from the coding sequence GTGTTCACTCCCGCTCAATCGGCCCGTGCGGACGGGGGCGCTGACGCCATCGAAAATGAGGCCTGTAACACCCCGGAAGCCTGCTTTCTGGCGGGCGCCCTGCCCAAGGAACGTCTGGGAAAGAGCCTCACGAAAGATCAGGTACTGTCGCTCAAGCTCGAACGGTTGCGCCGGTTGATGGAGCGGTTTCCGGCGACGATATGGGCCAAGCGCGCCGGGTTGCTGTCCGGAGTCCTGCTCGTGGACCGGAATCCGGCCGTATCGATCCAGTTTTTGCGGGGCGGGCAGCGTGATTTCGCCGTGCTTGATGATTACATACGACTTTGGATCGGAGAGGCCTCGTTGAATCTCGGCGATAACACGGCTGCCGCCATCATGCTTGAAAGCATCCCCCTTGCCACTCCCGACTCCAATATCCTGCCAAAGGCGGCATATCGAACCGGAGAGGCCTGGTATCAGGCCTCCGATTGTCAAAGAGCCGGTGAATGGTTTGCCAAGGCCGTTGCCCTGAGCGACAAGGAACCGAGTGCCCCGCTTGCCTTTCTCCGGCGTGCAGCCTGTCAACTGCGGGACGGCGCTGTGGCGGACGGCCGGGAAACTCTCAGGCAGCTCTGGGTGCGATTCCCGGCGAGTCCGGAAGCCAAGGAAGCCGGCGGCTTGTTGGCGACCAATCTCGGCGGGGGACTGTGGGTCCCCCAGGCCGCGGACAGATTTGCCCGGGCGCAGGCCTTCCTGGCCCAAGCGTTTCATATCGAGGCCATTGAAGAGCTCAAGAAGTTTCTCTCGCTGGATCCGCAATCGCCTCGACGGGCCGAAGCGAAGCTCAAGATCGGCGTCGCGCAAGTGAGACTCAAACAGTATGATCAGGCCCGGGAAACCTTCCGTACTGTGCTGAAAGAGGGAGGGGCGGAATCTCAAGAGGCAACCGTCTGGCTGGCCCGCGTGTATTTGCGCCAAGGCATGGGAGACAAGTTGCAGGAACTGGCCAAAACGGTGCAGGGCGGTTCGCTGTCCCCGGAACAGAAGGGACAGATCGGATTGTTGGTCGGAATCTGGCTGGAGGATCAAAAGCAGTTCAATGATGCGATCGCCCGATATCGCGCGGTCGCAAAAACCGGAGAGCCTGCCTCACAACGAGCCGAAGCTCGTTGGCGGATAGGATGGGTTCATTACAGAACCGGGCAGTATCGCGAAGCCACAGACACCTTACAGTCCATCGTGGAGCGGCACGACGGGGAGTTCGAGCCGCAAGCCCTGTATTGGATGGCGCGGGCCGCCGAGCAGGGGGGCCCGTCTCAAGCGACCGAACTGTACCGGCAGCTGTGTCAGCGGTATGTCTACACATACTATTGTCAGCTGGCCCGGGTGCGTCTGGCCGTTCCCGTTGCGGATGCGTCAGCCGCGGTGGAAGTCGGAGACAACGCTGCGCCGGCGAACAGTGACGATTCTCTCCCGGCGTCGGCGAACCGTGGTGAGATCGGACAGCAGAACGCCTATCGACGCGCTATTGAGCTCAAGACTTTGGGGCTCGATGCGGATGCAGCCCGGGAAGTAGCGGCTTTGACCGACCGGTACAGCAAAGATCCGGAAGCGCTCGTGCTCCTGTCGACCATGCTCAACGAAGTCGGCGCCTATCACCATGCGTTGCGGTTGGCCCGGGGCCGCTTCCGGGAGAAATTAGAACGAACCGGCGGCGTGCTCTCTCCCGCACTCTGGGACGTCGCCTATCCCACCGGATTGCTTCCCACGATCAAACTTCAAAACGCAAAAGGCGTTGATCCGTTTCTGATCGCCGCGATCATTCGTGAAGAAAGTCAGTACGACTTGAAAGCGGTATCACGGGTCGGGGCAATCGGGCTCATGCAGGTGATGCCGGCGACCGCCAATACGGTCGCCCAACGAATCGGTCTTCCTCCGGTCGGACGTGACGATCTCTTCGATCAGGAAACGAACATTCGAATCGGGGTTCGATACGTCGAACAGTTGCTGGAACAATTTTCAGGCAATCTGGTCTATACGATTGCGGCCTATAATGCGGGACCGGTAGTCGTCAATTCCTGGCGCGATCAACACGGAACGTATAGCCAGGATGAATTTGTCGAAATGATTCCCTACCAGGAAACCCGACAGTATGTGAAGCGCGTGCTGCGGAGTTATCGGGAGTACATCCGCCTTTCCGGTGCCACAGGAGCACCGGATTCGGAACGGGTTTCTTGA
- the rlmN gene encoding 23S rRNA (adenine(2503)-C(2))-methyltransferase RlmN: protein MSHGSSRLPINLLALDEDGMVEVVGQLGWPAYRAGQILRWLYQRRSTSVDQMTDLSRADRSTLRSATVIRRATACTVFRAADDTRKLVLTLEDGLNVEAVLIPDDDRLTLCVSTQVGCTLDCGFCLTGTMGLKRNLKPDEILDQVLTAQDQLGKSERITNLVFMGMGEPLANFENLADALARLTNRTWGLGFSPRRITVSTAGLASRLKDLAPLGVNLAISLNASTEVQRQRLMPAANGIASLRSLLAACRRYPLHPGRLLTFEYVVLAGVNDQIDDARRLTKLLRGLRYKINLIPFNEFPGSTFRRPADATVLAFQSVLKQGGIDVFIRKSRGRDVLGACGQLGNIQPSRGEAALTQIESRC from the coding sequence ATGTCTCACGGGTCGAGTCGTCTCCCGATAAATCTCCTGGCCTTGGACGAGGACGGCATGGTTGAAGTGGTCGGCCAATTGGGTTGGCCGGCATACCGTGCCGGCCAAATCCTGCGTTGGCTCTATCAGCGTCGATCGACATCGGTCGACCAGATGACCGATCTCAGCCGTGCGGATCGATCCACGCTGAGATCGGCCACGGTCATCCGGCGAGCGACGGCCTGCACGGTGTTCCGCGCTGCCGATGACACCCGAAAACTGGTGTTGACGCTTGAAGACGGGCTCAACGTCGAAGCCGTACTGATCCCCGACGACGATCGACTGACTCTCTGCGTCTCGACCCAGGTGGGATGCACGCTGGACTGCGGCTTTTGCCTGACGGGCACGATGGGCTTGAAGCGAAATTTGAAGCCCGACGAAATACTCGACCAAGTTCTCACGGCGCAGGATCAACTCGGGAAGAGCGAGCGCATCACGAATCTTGTCTTCATGGGGATGGGAGAACCCCTGGCGAACTTCGAAAATCTGGCGGACGCCCTTGCGCGGCTGACCAACCGAACGTGGGGTCTGGGTTTCTCGCCGAGACGGATTACGGTCTCCACGGCCGGCCTCGCGTCGCGCCTCAAAGATCTCGCCCCCCTCGGCGTCAATCTCGCCATATCCCTGAATGCCAGCACGGAGGTTCAACGCCAGCGGTTGATGCCCGCGGCAAACGGCATCGCGTCCCTTCGGTCGCTCCTGGCTGCATGTCGCCGCTATCCGTTGCACCCGGGCCGCCTCCTGACGTTTGAATACGTGGTGCTGGCCGGAGTCAACGATCAGATCGACGACGCACGGAGGCTGACAAAACTGCTCCGCGGGCTGCGCTACAAGATCAATCTGATCCCGTTCAACGAATTTCCCGGAAGCACCTTTCGCCGGCCGGCGGATGCCACGGTGCTGGCATTTCAGTCCGTTCTGAAGCAGGGGGGAATCGACGTGTTCATCCGCAAAAGCCGAGGCCGCGACGTGCTCGGAGCCTGCGGGCAACTCGGCAATATACAACCGTCCCGGGGAGAGGCCGCCTTGACACAAATTGAATCGCGTTGCTAG
- a CDS encoding M16 family metallopeptidase, with the protein MIVQLSRFLITVLVLAVAAFASARPAQATDPAEFLLSNGMKVLIVEVPKAPVATVQVWYKVGSRNEVMGRAGLSHMLEHMMFKGTNKYPNGSFSRLIRKNGGMDNAFTSQDFTAYFENLAADRVDLALELEADRMQGLILDQNELKTEREVVKEERRLRTEDDPQGALVETLFAQAYMSHPYHWPVIGWFGDLDAMTLEDLQRHYDTYYSPNNATLLVVGDVKADNLLPTIKQLFEPIPRGPEPKAVLTMEGEQRGERRFLLKREAQVPFVMMGFRVPNFSSEDSYALDILESILSRGKSSRLYQSLVYDQKLAIAVGAEYSLLQTDPGLFYFYSLVSPGQKVEQVEEALNREIHRLQNEPPTDQELQRAKNQVEAMHVFEQDSNFRRAMLLGQAESIGAGWKRVDQFLERIAAVTPKDVQRVARQYLIEDTRTVGTLIPVPPKQPDPVPAAAQPGKS; encoded by the coding sequence ATGATCGTTCAACTGTCGCGGTTTCTCATAACAGTCCTAGTGCTCGCAGTTGCCGCCTTTGCGTCGGCGCGGCCCGCCCAGGCCACCGATCCGGCTGAATTTCTCCTCTCGAACGGAATGAAAGTCCTGATCGTCGAAGTTCCTAAAGCCCCGGTCGCGACCGTACAGGTTTGGTACAAGGTCGGCTCACGCAATGAGGTGATGGGACGGGCGGGATTGTCGCACATGCTCGAACACATGATGTTCAAAGGCACCAACAAGTATCCCAACGGATCGTTTTCCCGGCTGATTCGGAAAAACGGGGGAATGGACAACGCCTTTACCAGTCAAGACTTTACCGCTTACTTCGAAAATCTCGCCGCCGACCGCGTGGACCTTGCGCTGGAATTGGAAGCGGATCGCATGCAGGGTCTCATCTTGGATCAGAACGAGTTGAAGACCGAACGCGAAGTCGTGAAGGAAGAGCGGCGACTCCGCACTGAAGATGACCCGCAGGGCGCACTGGTCGAAACCCTCTTCGCCCAGGCCTATATGAGCCATCCCTACCACTGGCCGGTGATCGGCTGGTTCGGCGACCTGGATGCGATGACCCTCGAAGATCTCCAGCGGCACTACGACACTTATTACTCGCCGAACAATGCGACGTTGCTGGTGGTCGGCGACGTGAAGGCCGACAATCTTCTCCCGACGATCAAGCAACTGTTCGAACCCATTCCCCGGGGCCCTGAACCCAAGGCGGTCCTGACGATGGAGGGAGAACAGCGGGGCGAGCGCCGGTTTCTGCTCAAGCGCGAAGCTCAGGTGCCCTTCGTCATGATGGGCTTCCGGGTTCCGAACTTCTCCAGTGAAGATTCGTACGCCTTGGACATCCTGGAATCGATTCTCTCTCGCGGGAAGAGTTCGCGGCTTTATCAAAGCCTCGTCTACGATCAGAAACTTGCGATCGCCGTCGGCGCCGAGTACAGCCTGCTGCAGACGGATCCCGGCCTGTTCTATTTCTACTCACTGGTCAGCCCCGGACAAAAAGTCGAGCAGGTCGAGGAGGCGCTGAACCGGGAAATTCACAGGCTCCAGAATGAGCCCCCCACCGACCAAGAACTGCAACGGGCCAAGAATCAGGTAGAAGCGATGCACGTGTTCGAACAAGATTCGAATTTTCGTCGCGCCATGCTGCTGGGCCAGGCCGAATCGATCGGTGCAGGGTGGAAACGAGTCGATCAATTCCTGGAGCGCATTGCGGCCGTCACCCCCAAGGACGTGCAACGAGTCGCCCGCCAATACTTGATCGAGGACACTCGCACTGTCGGCACACTGATTCCCGTACCTCCAAAGCAACCTGATCCGGTGCCGGCTGCGGCACAGCCGGGAAAATCTTGA
- a CDS encoding M16 family metallopeptidase codes for MTGGTLMGIKHWIGLGLWSCLLVLSASPLPAAEIVPTRFIAANGMTVVVLEQHFLPIVEIHSLIKTGSAQDPPEKAGLANLTASLLDEGTTTRTSKQIAEQIDFVGGSLEVKASEDFTTASVRVLKKDAELGFTLLADMLQHPAFNKQEFERIRTQILGEMASDNDDPGHVAMKAFNQLVFHGHPYRWPLNGTEETLGKITVADVAAFYAKEYIPGQVILTVVGDVTVDQVMALAQTHFGGWKKSPAPARNVRKPGALEKKTVQLIEKDLTQSSIVLGHGGINRTNPDFYAVTVMNYILGAGGFSSRLMDSIRDKQGLAYGIMSHFDARLMPGSFWISLQTRSETTNQAITGVLAELKGIRDAPVSDQELAEAKSFLVGSFPLRLDSTAKLAQVLAQVEFYGLGFEYFSQYPKWIERVTKEDVQRVAKHYLDPQRYALVVVGNLAKSRVKH; via the coding sequence GTGACGGGCGGAACATTGATGGGGATCAAGCATTGGATCGGGCTGGGACTGTGGAGTTGCCTCCTCGTCCTTTCTGCATCCCCCTTGCCGGCTGCGGAGATCGTGCCGACCAGATTCATCGCGGCGAATGGCATGACCGTCGTGGTCCTCGAACAGCATTTTTTGCCGATCGTTGAAATTCATTCGCTCATCAAGACCGGCTCGGCGCAGGACCCGCCGGAAAAGGCTGGGCTGGCCAATCTCACGGCGAGTCTCCTCGACGAAGGCACGACCACCCGCACCTCGAAACAGATCGCGGAACAGATCGACTTCGTCGGCGGATCGCTGGAGGTGAAGGCCTCGGAGGATTTCACGACGGCGTCGGTGAGAGTGCTGAAAAAGGATGCGGAATTGGGCTTCACCTTGCTCGCCGACATGCTCCAGCATCCGGCGTTCAACAAGCAGGAGTTCGAGCGCATTCGCACCCAGATCCTGGGCGAGATGGCCAGCGACAACGACGACCCGGGCCATGTCGCGATGAAGGCGTTCAACCAGTTGGTCTTCCACGGCCATCCGTACCGCTGGCCGCTGAACGGAACGGAGGAAACCCTCGGCAAGATCACCGTGGCGGATGTCGCCGCCTTCTATGCCAAAGAATATATTCCGGGACAAGTCATCCTCACCGTGGTCGGCGACGTCACCGTCGACCAGGTGATGGCACTGGCGCAAACCCATTTCGGAGGCTGGAAAAAATCGCCGGCTCCCGCCAGGAACGTGCGAAAGCCCGGTGCCCTTGAGAAGAAAACCGTGCAATTGATCGAGAAGGATCTCACGCAGTCGAGCATCGTACTGGGGCACGGCGGGATCAACCGCACGAACCCGGACTTCTATGCCGTTACCGTTATGAACTACATCCTCGGAGCCGGAGGGTTCTCTTCCCGTCTGATGGATTCGATCCGGGACAAACAAGGCTTGGCATACGGGATCATGAGCCACTTCGATGCGCGCCTCATGCCGGGATCCTTTTGGATCAGCCTGCAGACGCGAAGTGAAACCACCAACCAGGCCATCACGGGCGTCCTCGCAGAACTGAAGGGCATTCGTGACGCGCCGGTCTCCGATCAAGAATTGGCCGAGGCCAAATCGTTCCTCGTCGGCAGTTTCCCCCTTCGCCTGGACTCCACGGCCAAACTGGCGCAGGTGCTGGCTCAGGTGGAATTCTACGGCTTGGGCTTCGAGTATTTCTCCCAGTATCCCAAGTGGATCGAGCGCGTCACCAAGGAGGACGTCCAGCGCGTCGCGAAACACTACCTGGATCCCCAACGATACGCGCTGGTGGTCGTCGGCAATCTCGCCAAGTCTAGAGTGAAGCACTGA
- the larE gene encoding ATP-dependent sacrificial sulfur transferase LarE, with protein sequence MSPDHLADKLVRLRSILSDMQSVLVAFSGGIDSTLVLKIAHEELGSRALGVTAVSPTFPLLELETATRVAREIGARHEIVRTDQLTISAFVQNDATRCFHCKTDLYRLMDGMKGPRTSRWVADGTNLDDLGDDRPGITAARQWQVRSPLVEAELSKSDVRTLARAFGISTWDKPAAACLSSRIPHGTPITVEKLARVEQAEAILSAEGFRHVRVRDHGEIARLEVGTEEFSRFLEPDLRARIGARLRETGFRFICLDVEGYRSGGVSLG encoded by the coding sequence ATGTCCCCAGATCATCTAGCCGATAAGCTTGTACGGCTTCGCAGCATCCTCTCGGACATGCAGTCCGTTCTCGTCGCCTTCTCGGGGGGAATCGACAGCACGCTCGTGTTGAAGATCGCGCACGAGGAGTTGGGAAGCCGGGCTCTCGGCGTGACAGCCGTCTCCCCGACGTTTCCCCTTCTCGAGCTCGAAACCGCAACGCGGGTCGCCCGAGAAATCGGGGCACGGCATGAGATCGTCCGTACCGACCAACTGACTATTTCCGCTTTCGTACAGAACGATGCAACCCGCTGTTTTCACTGTAAAACAGACTTGTACCGGTTGATGGATGGCATGAAAGGACCGCGGACCTCCCGTTGGGTCGCGGACGGAACGAATCTCGACGATCTGGGAGACGATCGGCCAGGGATTACCGCCGCCCGGCAATGGCAGGTTCGGAGCCCGCTCGTCGAAGCGGAACTCTCCAAGTCCGACGTCCGCACCTTGGCGCGAGCCTTCGGAATCTCGACGTGGGACAAGCCGGCTGCCGCCTGTCTTTCCTCGAGGATTCCGCACGGCACGCCCATCACGGTCGAGAAGCTCGCACGGGTCGAGCAGGCGGAGGCCATTCTGTCAGCGGAGGGGTTCCGCCACGTTCGCGTGAGGGACCACGGCGAAATCGCCCGGCTTGAAGTAGGAACGGAAGAGTTTTCGAGATTTCTTGAACCGGACCTTCGCGCGCGGATCGGCGCGCGCTTGCGGGAGACCGGCTTTCGGTTTATCTGCCTGGATGTGGAGGGCTATCGATCGGGCGGAGTGAGCCTCGGCTGA
- the atpF gene encoding F0F1 ATP synthase subunit B codes for MPQFESHFFSSLIFWEIVSFAILFFILYKYAFPGILAVLEEREKKIRDSLDQAERHRSEAERKLKDYEAKLSAASKEAEGVLAAAKERAQRLLEENEQRLTQEAERIKGDATREIEHERRKAIQEIRSQTTDIALMVAEKVVQRSLNDTDHRRLADEALDALAKASAK; via the coding sequence ATGCCGCAGTTTGAGTCCCATTTCTTCTCGTCGTTGATTTTTTGGGAGATCGTTTCTTTCGCGATCCTTTTCTTTATCCTCTACAAGTATGCATTTCCCGGCATCCTTGCGGTGTTGGAGGAGCGGGAGAAGAAGATCCGGGACAGCTTGGATCAGGCTGAACGGCACCGGTCGGAGGCCGAGCGGAAACTCAAGGATTATGAAGCCAAGCTGAGCGCCGCCTCCAAAGAGGCCGAAGGTGTTCTCGCGGCGGCGAAGGAGCGGGCGCAGCGGCTGCTCGAGGAAAACGAACAGCGGCTGACGCAAGAAGCCGAGCGGATCAAGGGCGATGCGACCCGTGAAATCGAGCACGAACGTCGAAAGGCGATTCAGGAGATCCGCAGCCAAACGACCGACATCGCCTTGATGGTGGCCGAAAAGGTCGTTCAGCGAAGCCTCAACGACACCGACCATCGTCGGCTGGCGGATGAAGCTTTGGACGCGTTGGCCAAGGCTTCGGCGAAATAG
- the atpE gene encoding ATP synthase F0 subunit C: MDSAAAALLGMGLAAAGFAGAGVGIGYIFGKMIEAVARQPEAEGRVGKYMWIGFALVEAIALYGLVIAFIIMGLRK, from the coding sequence ATGGATTCAGCAGCTGCAGCTTTGTTGGGTATGGGACTCGCCGCCGCGGGATTTGCCGGCGCAGGCGTGGGGATCGGCTATATTTTCGGCAAGATGATCGAGGCCGTCGCGCGCCAGCCCGAAGCGGAAGGCCGCGTCGGAAAGTACATGTGGATCGGGTTTGCGTTGGTCGAGGCCATCGCCCTGTACGGCCTGGTCATCGCGTTCATCATTATGGGCCTTCGGAAATAA
- a CDS encoding F0F1 ATP synthase subunit A, translating to MEESPLHPFELHNFIPVQFGGLDISINKAVIMMWVVVAMVSLLMIMAGSARQLVPGKLQSLGEILVDFIRGIILDTMGKEGMKFFPLIATLFLFILFCNLLGLIPGTYTVTSQIVVTAVFAITVYALSLLMGLLIHGVKFIPGILVPPGTPWWLIPLMVPIEFVSQVARPVSLAVRLFANMTAGHTILGVLFGLAISGGLLIGWLPFAFTIAMNGLEVGIAFIQAYIFTVLTCVYLGDAFHLHGSEDHAH from the coding sequence ATGGAAGAAAGTCCGCTACATCCATTCGAGCTCCACAACTTCATTCCGGTCCAGTTCGGCGGGTTGGACATTTCGATCAACAAGGCCGTCATCATGATGTGGGTCGTGGTGGCCATGGTGTCCCTCCTGATGATCATGGCCGGTTCGGCCCGGCAACTCGTGCCGGGCAAGCTGCAGAGTCTGGGAGAGATCCTGGTGGATTTTATCCGCGGCATCATTCTCGACACGATGGGAAAAGAGGGCATGAAGTTCTTCCCTCTTATCGCCACCTTGTTCTTGTTCATCCTTTTCTGCAACCTGCTCGGGCTGATTCCTGGAACCTATACCGTCACCAGTCAGATCGTCGTCACGGCGGTGTTCGCCATCACTGTCTATGCGCTCAGTCTTTTGATGGGTCTGCTCATTCACGGTGTGAAATTCATCCCCGGTATTCTCGTTCCTCCGGGGACACCCTGGTGGCTCATCCCTTTGATGGTTCCCATCGAATTCGTCAGCCAGGTCGCAAGGCCGGTGTCTCTGGCGGTACGGCTGTTTGCCAATATGACGGCGGGCCACACGATTCTCGGAGTGTTGTTCGGATTGGCGATCAGCGGAGGATTGTTGATCGGTTGGCTGCCCTTTGCATTTACCATCGCGATGAATGGGTTGGAGGTCGGTATTGCGTTCATCCAGGCGTACATTTTCACGGTGTTGACCTGCGTCTACCTGGGGGATGCGTTCCATTTGCACGGAAGTGAGGATCACGCGCACTGA